A window of the Bradysia coprophila strain Holo2 chromosome X unlocalized genomic scaffold, BU_Bcop_v1 contig_128, whole genome shotgun sequence genome harbors these coding sequences:
- the LOC119067736 gene encoding prolyl 4-hydroxylase subunit alpha-1-like isoform X1: MCVSFCSVFHQKSHPTMNPLKTYILSLCLVCVGLMIPRQTSGEVFTALAEMEELLETEAYLISNLEAYIATQEQKLNFLKRRAVDYLKEHKEAESDVSGYLSNPINAYLLTKRLTSDWKSIEAVMTYDVGSEYLGNITVYKQFLKFPSDEDLNGAAVALMRLQDTYNLDTSSIARGELNGVQYSTEMTANDCFEMGRQSYLNKDYYHTALWMREAMDRLTSDTNHTTSTSKADILEYLAFSVYKQGNVASALKMTNQLLELLPNHERANGNKAFYEKHLKEEEVTKADKKLKGDDGSDDLDEDNIYTTKPYSNPHIYATPERRLYEMLCRNEIRLTPAELSKLRCKYVTNNSPFLTIAPLKLEEAYLKPYIVIYHDVMHDNEIDLIKTMAKPRFKRATVQNHKTGELEVAHYRISKSAWLKDEEHKYVADISQRVEDMTGLTAETAEELQVVNYGIGGHYEPHFDFARREETQAFKSLGTGNRIATVLFYMSDVAQGGATVFPALNLALWPKKGTAAFWYNLHASGEGDYLTRHAACPVLTGSKWVSNKWLHELDQEFLRPCELLPDHPDM; encoded by the exons ATGTGTGTGTCGTTCTG TTCGGTATTTCACCAAAAATCACATCCGACCATGAATCCGCTGAAGACTTATATACTGTCACTGTGTCTGGTGTGTGTGGGATTGATGATTCCGCGGCAAACCAGCGGTGAAGTATTCACAGCATTAGCCGAAAtggaagaattattagagaCTGAGGCGTATTTAATAAGTAACTTAGAAGCGTACATAGCCACccaagaacaaaaattaaattttttgaaaag ACGAGCCGTAGATTACCTGAAGGAGCATAAAGAAGCTGAATCGGATGTGAGTGGATACCTCTCAAATCCGATCAATGCATATCTACTTACCAAAAGACTTACCAGTGACTGGAAATCGATCGAAGCTGTCATGACATATGACGTTGGATCGG AATATCTGGGCAACATAACCGTTTACAAGcaattcctaaaatttccaTCCGACGAAGACTTAAATGGCGCAGCAGTAGCTTTGATGAGATTACAAGACACCTACAATCTGGACACTTCGAGCATAGCCAGAGGCGAGTTGAACGGAGTTCAGTACAG TACCGAAATGACTGCTAATGATTGCTTTGAAATGGGTCGGCAATCATATTTAAACAAGGACTATTATCACACAGCTTTATGGATGCGTGAAGCAATGGATCGATTAACTAGCGATACGAATCACACAACCAGCACCTCAAAGGCAGATATTCTCGAATATTTAGCATTTTCGGTATATAAACAAG GCAATGTCGCATCTGCTTTAAAAATGACCAATCAATTGTTGGAACTGCTGCCGAATCATGAACGAGCCAACGGTAATAAAGCTTTCTACGAAAAACATCTGAAGGAAGAGGAGGTCACCAAAGCCGACAAAAAGTTAAAGGGTGACGATGGATCCGATGACTTGGACGAGGATAATATT TATACAACCAAACCGTACAGTAATCCTCACATTTATGCAACGCCCGAACGCCGTTTGTATGAGATGTTATGCCGTAATGAGATTCGCCTAACGCCAGCCGAACTATCGAAGTTAAGGTGCAAATATGTCACGAACAATTCACCTTTTTTGACAATTGCACCGCTCAAACTGGAGGAAGCATACCTGAAACCATACATTGTCATTTACCATGATGTCATGCATGATAACGAGATCGATCTGATTAAAACGATGGCCAAACCGCgg TTCAAACGTGCCACCGTTCAAAACCACAAAACCGGTGAACTGGAAGTGGCCCATTATCGAATCAGCAAATCTGCGTGGCTGAAGGACGAGGAACATAAATACGTTGCGGACATTAGCCAAAGAGTCGAAGACATGACCGGCCTGACGGCGGAAACGGCAGAAGAGTTGCAAGTGGTCAATTACGGCATCGGCGGACACTACGAACCGCATTTCGATTTCGCTCGACGTGAAGAAACGCAGGCGTTCAAGAGCCTTGGCACGGGAAATCGAATAGCCACCGTCTTGTTTTAT ATGAGCGATGTAGCACAAGGAGGCGCTACCGTTTTTCCAGCATTGAATTTAGCCCTCTGGCCGAAGAAAGGCACGGCGGCGTTTTGGTACAATTTACACGCATCTGGCGAGGGAGATTATTTGACACGGCATGCGGCATGTCCGGTACTAACTGGTAGCAAATGGG tgTCCAATAAGTGGCTGCACGAGCTGGACCAAGAATTCCTACGTCCCTGTGAACTACTACCGGATCATCCAGACATGTAG
- the LOC119067736 gene encoding prolyl 4-hydroxylase subunit alpha-1-like isoform X2 — protein MNPLKTYILSLCLVCVGLMIPRQTSGEVFTALAEMEELLETEAYLISNLEAYIATQEQKLNFLKRRAVDYLKEHKEAESDVSGYLSNPINAYLLTKRLTSDWKSIEAVMTYDVGSEYLGNITVYKQFLKFPSDEDLNGAAVALMRLQDTYNLDTSSIARGELNGVQYSTEMTANDCFEMGRQSYLNKDYYHTALWMREAMDRLTSDTNHTTSTSKADILEYLAFSVYKQGNVASALKMTNQLLELLPNHERANGNKAFYEKHLKEEEVTKADKKLKGDDGSDDLDEDNIYTTKPYSNPHIYATPERRLYEMLCRNEIRLTPAELSKLRCKYVTNNSPFLTIAPLKLEEAYLKPYIVIYHDVMHDNEIDLIKTMAKPRFKRATVQNHKTGELEVAHYRISKSAWLKDEEHKYVADISQRVEDMTGLTAETAEELQVVNYGIGGHYEPHFDFARREETQAFKSLGTGNRIATVLFYMSDVAQGGATVFPALNLALWPKKGTAAFWYNLHASGEGDYLTRHAACPVLTGSKWVSNKWLHELDQEFLRPCELLPDHPDM, from the exons ATGAATCCGCTGAAGACTTATATACTGTCACTGTGTCTGGTGTGTGTGGGATTGATGATTCCGCGGCAAACCAGCGGTGAAGTATTCACAGCATTAGCCGAAAtggaagaattattagagaCTGAGGCGTATTTAATAAGTAACTTAGAAGCGTACATAGCCACccaagaacaaaaattaaattttttgaaaag ACGAGCCGTAGATTACCTGAAGGAGCATAAAGAAGCTGAATCGGATGTGAGTGGATACCTCTCAAATCCGATCAATGCATATCTACTTACCAAAAGACTTACCAGTGACTGGAAATCGATCGAAGCTGTCATGACATATGACGTTGGATCGG AATATCTGGGCAACATAACCGTTTACAAGcaattcctaaaatttccaTCCGACGAAGACTTAAATGGCGCAGCAGTAGCTTTGATGAGATTACAAGACACCTACAATCTGGACACTTCGAGCATAGCCAGAGGCGAGTTGAACGGAGTTCAGTACAG TACCGAAATGACTGCTAATGATTGCTTTGAAATGGGTCGGCAATCATATTTAAACAAGGACTATTATCACACAGCTTTATGGATGCGTGAAGCAATGGATCGATTAACTAGCGATACGAATCACACAACCAGCACCTCAAAGGCAGATATTCTCGAATATTTAGCATTTTCGGTATATAAACAAG GCAATGTCGCATCTGCTTTAAAAATGACCAATCAATTGTTGGAACTGCTGCCGAATCATGAACGAGCCAACGGTAATAAAGCTTTCTACGAAAAACATCTGAAGGAAGAGGAGGTCACCAAAGCCGACAAAAAGTTAAAGGGTGACGATGGATCCGATGACTTGGACGAGGATAATATT TATACAACCAAACCGTACAGTAATCCTCACATTTATGCAACGCCCGAACGCCGTTTGTATGAGATGTTATGCCGTAATGAGATTCGCCTAACGCCAGCCGAACTATCGAAGTTAAGGTGCAAATATGTCACGAACAATTCACCTTTTTTGACAATTGCACCGCTCAAACTGGAGGAAGCATACCTGAAACCATACATTGTCATTTACCATGATGTCATGCATGATAACGAGATCGATCTGATTAAAACGATGGCCAAACCGCgg TTCAAACGTGCCACCGTTCAAAACCACAAAACCGGTGAACTGGAAGTGGCCCATTATCGAATCAGCAAATCTGCGTGGCTGAAGGACGAGGAACATAAATACGTTGCGGACATTAGCCAAAGAGTCGAAGACATGACCGGCCTGACGGCGGAAACGGCAGAAGAGTTGCAAGTGGTCAATTACGGCATCGGCGGACACTACGAACCGCATTTCGATTTCGCTCGACGTGAAGAAACGCAGGCGTTCAAGAGCCTTGGCACGGGAAATCGAATAGCCACCGTCTTGTTTTAT ATGAGCGATGTAGCACAAGGAGGCGCTACCGTTTTTCCAGCATTGAATTTAGCCCTCTGGCCGAAGAAAGGCACGGCGGCGTTTTGGTACAATTTACACGCATCTGGCGAGGGAGATTATTTGACACGGCATGCGGCATGTCCGGTACTAACTGGTAGCAAATGGG tgTCCAATAAGTGGCTGCACGAGCTGGACCAAGAATTCCTACGTCCCTGTGAACTACTACCGGATCATCCAGACATGTAG